A window of the Streptomyces formicae genome harbors these coding sequences:
- a CDS encoding DMT family transporter has translation MHILLPVFFALVSALSNAVATVLQRREALSVPSSAGLRPGLMLDLLRRPLWLAGIAAVIAAGVCQALALNTGALAIVQPLFVLELPLALIISAIVMRRGLPRAGWLAVACVVVGLGVALAALSPVGNRTQVPVGRWLPALAIGAGAVVVLAVTALRRPEGRTRAACLGVATAISYALTAALMKEATHILDDQGAGAFFTAWQTYAFAVTGGSALFLLENALQAGPLVASQPAITLGDATVSLALGVTLYEEHVRSGWWLLPQLLGLVLIAFGAVALARMPLTESLVAADKAP, from the coding sequence GTGCACATCCTCCTGCCGGTCTTCTTCGCCCTCGTCTCCGCGCTCAGCAACGCTGTCGCCACCGTGCTCCAGCGGCGGGAGGCGCTGAGCGTGCCCAGCTCCGCCGGCCTCCGGCCGGGGCTGATGCTCGATCTGCTGCGGCGGCCGCTCTGGCTGGCCGGGATCGCCGCCGTCATCGCGGCCGGTGTCTGCCAGGCCCTGGCCCTCAACACCGGGGCGCTGGCGATCGTGCAGCCCCTGTTCGTCCTCGAACTGCCGCTCGCGCTGATCATCTCCGCGATCGTGATGCGCCGGGGTCTGCCGCGCGCCGGCTGGCTGGCCGTGGCCTGCGTGGTGGTCGGTCTCGGTGTCGCGCTGGCCGCGCTGTCCCCCGTCGGCAACCGCACCCAGGTCCCGGTCGGGCGCTGGCTCCCCGCCCTCGCCATCGGCGCCGGCGCGGTCGTGGTCCTCGCCGTCACGGCGCTGCGGCGACCCGAGGGCCGGACCCGCGCGGCCTGTCTGGGCGTGGCCACCGCGATCAGCTACGCGCTGACAGCGGCGCTGATGAAGGAGGCGACCCACATCCTCGACGACCAAGGGGCCGGGGCGTTCTTCACCGCCTGGCAGACCTACGCCTTCGCGGTGACCGGCGGTAGCGCGCTCTTCCTGCTGGAGAACGCGCTGCAGGCGGGTCCGCTGGTCGCCTCCCAGCCCGCGATCACGCTGGGCGACGCGACGGTGAGCCTCGCGCTCGGGGTCACGCTGTACGAGGAGCACGTGCGCTCCGGCTGGTGGCTGCTGCCGCAGCTGCTCGGGCTCGTGCTGATCGCCTTCGGCGCGGTGGCGCTCGCCCGTATGCCGCTCACCGAGTCGCTCGTGGCCGCGGACAAGGCGCCCTGA
- a CDS encoding SPW repeat protein, which translates to MTTHPSIEQHPDLAEMRARFERATTTPRAQAIETLALLTGLYLAASPWIAGFNGLSTLAVSNLITGVAYALCMSGIGSAYERTHSMAWCAIAIGVWTIISPFVVSGSVATTRTVVNNVIVGVVALCLGLAMAAMTGGGRRAGGGGGLRYGER; encoded by the coding sequence ATGACCACGCACCCGAGCATCGAGCAACACCCCGACCTGGCCGAGATGCGTGCCCGCTTCGAACGGGCGACCACGACTCCCCGCGCCCAGGCGATAGAAACCCTGGCCCTGCTCACGGGCCTCTACCTGGCGGCCTCACCATGGATAGCCGGCTTCAACGGCCTGTCCACGCTGGCCGTGAGCAACCTGATCACCGGCGTCGCGTACGCCCTGTGCATGAGCGGAATCGGCTCGGCGTACGAGCGCACGCATTCCATGGCCTGGTGCGCCATAGCCATCGGAGTGTGGACGATCATCTCCCCGTTCGTCGTGTCCGGCAGCGTCGCCACGACGCGCACCGTCGTCAACAACGTCATCGTCGGAGTCGTGGCGCTCTGCCTCGGCCTGGCCATGGCCGCGATGACCGGCGGCGGACGCCGGGCAGGTGGCGGTGGCGGCCTGCGGTACGGAGAGCGCTGA
- a CDS encoding PP2C family protein-serine/threonine phosphatase produces MSDRPVPTSVPPGLSAEGNRHPLLSLALAAMLDEVHAHSGAVYLMAPDGKVLEMAVTAGLPRAFAAPWERVGMSAPIPVADAARERRLVWVGNDEEMAANYPRIAVVLPYPFALAALPVATRDTVYGAVYVTWPGSHPPTLSDWERDHLTDACKRLALRLERAAEMGHPVRVEADLLGDIATVGEPVSGEAAQMVSRIPEGMVNLDLNGRITFVNDAAAVLVGLARNRLAGRQLWSALPWLNDPVYEDRYRAALISQQPTSFVALRPPRDWLSFRLHPSTSGLTVRIKPARTEPRSELHTGEAPEAGPARLIVISHVLSLAGGLTEAVGVDDVIELVEDEFMPAVGCQALVMLAAEAGRLHVLGHRGYDDPHIVERFHGMPLTAQTPGAQALVTGVPSFFESLRELEQVYPTRQTTRDGMAAWAYLPLISSGRPVGTCVLGYAEPHHFPPDERAVLTSLGGLIAQALERARLYDTKHRLAHGLQAALMPHSLPELTGLERAARYLPANRGMDIGGDFYDLVRGDVGRGDEVGPAAFVGDVQGHNVTAAGLMGQVRTAVRAFTAVGQPPGEVMARTNRLLIDLDTELFVSCVYAQLDLVRQRARLARAGHPHPLLREPDGSVHVVDIPGGALLGIEETSRYPVTDVPLPPGSVLVLYTDGLVEVPGVDFDERLADLGAHLADAGDLPLEELADSLLRHTERTHERGDDVALLLLRPH; encoded by the coding sequence ATGAGCGACCGTCCCGTGCCCACGTCCGTCCCCCCGGGCCTCTCCGCCGAAGGGAACCGGCATCCGCTGCTCTCGCTCGCCCTGGCCGCGATGCTGGACGAGGTCCACGCCCACTCGGGCGCCGTCTATCTGATGGCACCCGACGGGAAGGTGCTGGAGATGGCCGTCACGGCCGGGCTCCCGCGGGCGTTCGCCGCGCCGTGGGAACGGGTCGGCATGAGCGCGCCGATCCCCGTCGCCGACGCGGCACGCGAACGGCGGCTCGTCTGGGTCGGCAACGACGAGGAGATGGCCGCCAACTATCCGCGGATCGCGGTCGTCCTGCCGTATCCCTTCGCGCTCGCCGCACTGCCTGTGGCCACCCGGGACACGGTCTACGGAGCGGTCTACGTAACCTGGCCCGGCTCCCATCCGCCGACCCTCTCCGACTGGGAACGCGACCACCTGACCGACGCCTGCAAACGCCTCGCGCTCCGCCTGGAACGGGCCGCCGAGATGGGCCATCCCGTGCGCGTCGAAGCCGATCTGCTCGGTGACATCGCGACGGTGGGGGAGCCGGTTTCCGGGGAGGCGGCGCAGATGGTGAGCCGCATCCCCGAAGGCATGGTCAACCTCGATCTGAACGGCCGGATCACCTTCGTCAACGACGCCGCCGCGGTACTGGTGGGCCTCGCCCGCAACCGGCTGGCGGGACGGCAGCTGTGGAGCGCGCTGCCCTGGCTCAACGACCCGGTCTACGAGGACCGCTACCGCGCCGCGCTGATCAGCCAGCAGCCCACCTCGTTCGTGGCCCTGCGCCCGCCCCGCGACTGGCTCTCCTTCCGGCTCCACCCGAGCACCAGCGGACTGACCGTACGCATCAAGCCCGCCCGCACGGAGCCCCGGTCCGAGCTGCACACCGGGGAGGCGCCGGAGGCCGGCCCCGCGCGGCTCATCGTCATCTCCCACGTCCTCAGCCTGGCCGGCGGGCTGACGGAGGCCGTGGGCGTGGACGACGTGATCGAGCTCGTCGAGGACGAGTTCATGCCCGCCGTCGGCTGCCAGGCCCTCGTGATGCTCGCTGCGGAGGCGGGGCGGCTCCACGTGCTCGGCCACCGCGGCTACGACGACCCCCACATCGTGGAGCGGTTCCACGGAATGCCGCTGACCGCGCAGACCCCGGGTGCGCAGGCGCTGGTCACCGGGGTGCCGTCGTTCTTCGAGTCCCTCCGTGAGCTCGAGCAGGTGTACCCGACCCGCCAGACCACCCGTGACGGCATGGCCGCCTGGGCCTATCTGCCCCTCATCTCCTCCGGCCGCCCGGTGGGCACCTGCGTCCTCGGCTACGCCGAGCCGCACCACTTCCCGCCGGACGAACGCGCCGTGCTCACCAGCCTCGGCGGCCTCATCGCGCAGGCCCTGGAGCGGGCCCGGCTCTACGACACCAAGCACCGCCTCGCCCACGGCCTCCAGGCCGCGCTGATGCCGCACTCCCTGCCGGAGCTGACCGGCCTGGAGCGGGCCGCCCGCTATCTGCCCGCCAATCGCGGCATGGACATCGGCGGCGACTTCTACGACCTGGTGCGTGGCGATGTGGGGCGCGGCGACGAGGTCGGGCCTGCCGCCTTCGTCGGCGACGTGCAGGGCCACAATGTGACCGCGGCCGGGCTGATGGGGCAGGTCCGCACCGCCGTCCGCGCGTTCACCGCGGTCGGACAGCCGCCCGGCGAGGTGATGGCCCGCACCAACCGGCTGTTGATCGACCTCGACACGGAGCTCTTCGTCAGCTGTGTGTACGCCCAGCTCGACCTTGTCCGCCAACGGGCCCGGCTCGCCCGCGCCGGCCATCCGCACCCGCTGCTGCGCGAGCCCGACGGCTCGGTCCATGTCGTCGACATCCCCGGCGGTGCGCTCCTCGGCATCGAGGAGACCTCCCGCTACCCGGTGACCGACGTGCCCCTGCCGCCCGGATCCGTCCTCGTCCTCTACACCGACGGGCTGGTCGAGGTCCCCGGCGTCGACTTCGACGAGCGCCTCGCCGACCTCGGTGCCCATCTCGCCGACGCCGGGGACCTGCCGCTGGAGGAGCTCGCCGACAGCCTGCTCCGGCACACGGAGCGCACCCATGAGCGCGGCGACGACGTGGCGCTGCTGCTGCTGCGGCCCCACTAG
- a CDS encoding Clp protease N-terminal domain-containing protein → MTTNPKPRSTASVRLDDLIEAIKKVHSDALDQLQDAVLAAEHLGDVADHLIGHFVDQARRSGASWTDIGKSMGVTRQAAQKRFVPKEDADLDPSQGFNRYTPRARSAVMAAHSEAKAAGSAEGRPEHLVLGLLAEPDGLAAKAIIAQGVSLDAVREAATAALPPAVEDVPELVPYGPSAKKVLELTFREALRLGHNYIGTEHILLALLEHENGEGVLSGLGIRKDATEEDVARALQSVLDAQKARPPQE, encoded by the coding sequence ATGACGACGAACCCGAAGCCGCGCAGCACGGCATCCGTACGCCTCGACGACCTCATCGAGGCCATCAAGAAGGTGCACAGCGACGCGCTCGACCAGCTTCAGGACGCGGTGCTCGCCGCGGAGCACCTGGGCGACGTGGCCGACCATCTGATCGGCCACTTCGTGGACCAGGCCCGGCGCTCGGGCGCGTCCTGGACGGACATCGGCAAGAGCATGGGCGTCACCCGGCAGGCGGCCCAGAAGCGCTTCGTGCCGAAGGAGGACGCGGATCTCGACCCCAGCCAGGGCTTCAACCGCTACACCCCACGCGCCCGCAGCGCGGTCATGGCCGCGCACAGTGAGGCCAAGGCCGCCGGCAGTGCCGAGGGCCGCCCGGAGCACCTCGTCCTGGGCCTGCTCGCGGAACCCGACGGCCTGGCCGCCAAGGCGATCATCGCCCAGGGCGTCTCCCTGGACGCCGTGCGCGAGGCCGCGACGGCGGCGCTCCCCCCGGCGGTCGAGGACGTTCCCGAGCTCGTCCCGTACGGCCCCTCGGCGAAGAAGGTCCTGGAGCTCACCTTCCGCGAGGCCCTGCGCCTCGGTCACAACTACATCGGCACCGAGCACATCCTCCTGGCCCTCCTCGAGCACGAGAATGGCGAGGGAGTCCTGAGCGGGCTGGGCATCCGCAAGGACGCGACGGAGGAGGACGTGGCGCGCGCGCTGCAATCCGTGCTCGACGCCCAGAAGGCCCGGCCGCCGCAGGAGTAG
- a CDS encoding FUSC family protein — translation MSGAPDRKAALHRALRVTVAASAGFYAYLYGLDKPVMALYALFGPVALGGLASIPGSGRQRATVILKSLPVGLLLVTLGTTLAVTTWAAVLGMLVIGFCLAFAAVAGPRAAGAGPGLQLFYILACVPPYAPDTLGLRLTGLTTGLLALAACEFFLLPAPAAAPYRARLAEALAIAAGAAADPSAVSPGGLRDAGRRLRLSDVPEAERPAGPGRRDRALSQAGSATRRLLEQLAHFADALAHAPRTGGASGTGGAGGTGGTGGAAVESSATERAQAASDALLAQVSALCGATAVALRDGRMPPKPGPLHDAVVDFQTLRLDQATGPPDAVPPVRVLRRQSAVLGIAESARIMETATQVGADGRRQTEPVPPPELFWYAGRSTAQLWAKRLFGHMTLRSVQFQNAVRTALGLGAARLVAGSFDLPHGFWVMLAVLTLGRTTTVGQTWGTVRKVLAGNLVGAVVAGALLIAFGKHTEAYAVMLAPGMLAAFALGPLLGIAWAQGMFTLVVASAFAQIAPASWELAGARILDIVTGSVIGLLCGLLAWPAGARREVRRTMAALLRCCGPLVTGTADVLLAPRRGAASPPSTLPTLHRLRLAEAAYAQYRSEPAATPAAARADWQAVLIAANHVLIGAQWLPRFDLPVVTVPPAAAAWAREAAAHVAATADRIAALATDDRRSPRAPDPPFTTPDDAPPLPALIDLETWLRSLNAQLGRIEDSLRDMEHATDPATVRPGGQGSEGAPHA, via the coding sequence ATGAGCGGCGCGCCGGACCGGAAGGCGGCCCTGCACCGGGCGCTGCGCGTGACCGTCGCCGCGAGCGCCGGCTTCTACGCGTACCTGTACGGGCTCGACAAGCCCGTGATGGCGCTGTACGCGCTGTTCGGGCCCGTGGCGCTCGGCGGCCTCGCCTCGATCCCCGGCTCCGGGCGGCAGCGGGCGACCGTCATCCTCAAGTCGCTGCCCGTCGGTCTGCTGCTGGTGACGCTGGGCACCACGCTGGCGGTGACGACCTGGGCAGCGGTACTCGGCATGCTGGTCATCGGCTTCTGCCTCGCCTTCGCGGCGGTCGCGGGCCCACGGGCCGCCGGGGCGGGCCCCGGCCTCCAGCTCTTCTACATCCTGGCGTGTGTGCCGCCGTACGCCCCGGACACCCTCGGGCTGCGCCTGACGGGCCTCACCACCGGGCTCCTGGCCCTGGCGGCCTGCGAGTTCTTCCTGCTGCCCGCTCCGGCGGCCGCCCCCTACCGGGCCCGGCTGGCGGAGGCTCTCGCCATCGCCGCGGGCGCGGCGGCGGACCCTTCCGCCGTCTCCCCCGGCGGCCTGCGCGACGCCGGCCGGCGGCTGCGGCTGTCCGACGTCCCGGAGGCCGAACGCCCCGCGGGCCCCGGGCGCAGGGACCGGGCCCTGTCCCAGGCGGGCTCGGCCACCCGCCGGCTGCTGGAACAGCTGGCCCACTTCGCCGACGCACTCGCCCACGCGCCACGCACGGGCGGCGCGAGCGGTACAGGCGGTGCGGGCGGTACGGGCGGTACGGGCGGCGCTGCTGTCGAGAGCAGCGCCACTGAGCGCGCCCAAGCCGCCTCGGACGCGCTCCTGGCCCAGGTCTCCGCCCTCTGCGGGGCGACGGCGGTCGCCCTGCGCGACGGCAGAATGCCGCCGAAGCCCGGTCCGCTGCACGACGCGGTGGTCGACTTCCAGACGCTGCGGCTCGACCAGGCGACCGGGCCGCCCGACGCCGTACCGCCGGTGCGCGTGCTGCGGCGGCAGTCGGCCGTTCTGGGCATCGCCGAGTCGGCCCGCATCATGGAGACCGCCACACAGGTCGGAGCGGACGGGCGCCGGCAGACGGAGCCGGTCCCGCCGCCGGAGCTGTTCTGGTACGCCGGCAGGAGCACCGCACAGCTGTGGGCGAAGCGGCTCTTCGGCCATATGACGCTGCGGTCGGTGCAGTTCCAGAACGCCGTGCGCACCGCGCTGGGCCTCGGCGCGGCGCGGCTGGTGGCGGGCTCGTTCGATCTGCCGCACGGGTTCTGGGTGATGCTCGCCGTGCTGACGCTGGGCAGGACGACCACGGTCGGGCAGACCTGGGGGACGGTCCGGAAGGTGCTGGCCGGGAACCTGGTGGGGGCCGTCGTCGCCGGCGCGCTGCTCATCGCCTTCGGGAAGCACACCGAGGCGTACGCCGTGATGCTCGCGCCCGGCATGCTGGCCGCGTTCGCGCTGGGGCCGCTGCTCGGCATCGCGTGGGCGCAGGGGATGTTCACCCTCGTCGTGGCGTCGGCGTTCGCCCAGATCGCCCCCGCCTCCTGGGAGCTGGCGGGGGCGCGCATCCTCGACATCGTGACGGGCAGCGTGATCGGTCTGCTGTGCGGGCTGCTCGCGTGGCCCGCGGGTGCCCGGCGGGAGGTGCGCAGGACCATGGCCGCGCTGCTGCGCTGCTGCGGCCCGCTCGTCACCGGGACGGCGGACGTGCTGCTGGCCCCCCGGCGGGGCGCGGCGTCGCCGCCGTCCACGCTGCCCACCCTGCACCGGCTGCGGCTCGCGGAGGCCGCGTACGCCCAGTACCGCAGCGAGCCGGCGGCCACCCCGGCGGCGGCCCGCGCGGACTGGCAGGCCGTGCTCATCGCCGCGAACCACGTGTTGATCGGCGCCCAGTGGCTGCCCCGCTTCGACCTGCCGGTGGTCACCGTCCCGCCCGCCGCCGCGGCATGGGCACGCGAGGCGGCCGCCCATGTGGCCGCCACCGCCGACCGGATCGCGGCGCTCGCCACCGACGACCGGCGGAGCCCGCGCGCGCCGGATCCGCCGTTCACCACTCCGGACGACGCGCCGCCGCTGCCCGCGCTGATCGACCTCGAAACGTGGCTGAGGAGTCTCAACGCCCAGCTCGGACGCATCGAGGACTCGCTCCGCGACATGGAACACGCCACGGATCCCGCCACGGTCCGTCCCGGCGGACAGGGCTCCGAGGGTGCGCCGCATGCCTGA
- a CDS encoding DUF6777 domain-containing protein has protein sequence MPKIATVAALVVAVAVLAIVLTRPQGGGAPAEGEVLLQAASNTGPDPYTESSANGTAEAPPAAVPAPDGATPPGGSKVRPVDGAIPGLYGGTRKQPSCDTEKQIGFLQAEPDKNRAFAGVLGIQPAAVPDFLRSLTPVQLRVDTRVTYHGFKDGAPARPYQAVLQAGTAVFVDDRGVPRVRCACGNPLTDPVLVQGNLKRTGEPWAGFDQSNVVVVRPAPQPMKDFVVYDPADKGYFTRDRGGSAEHDKPVPPPRDPWTPTPVPVTPKPEQPSDESPPTGSPGEGTTSEPGTGEPTDQSPPDGTGTPEEPGKPESPKKPESPGKPESPKPEKPEKPEKPEKPEKPEKPESPEKPESPARPESPAEPESPKKPEQTVPEDQLPYSPPLAPESRPAPESEAPRTQPQEPQQPAPQGPARP, from the coding sequence GTGCCGAAGATCGCGACCGTCGCCGCACTGGTCGTCGCCGTGGCCGTGCTCGCCATCGTCCTCACCCGCCCCCAGGGCGGCGGCGCCCCCGCCGAGGGCGAGGTGCTCCTCCAGGCCGCGTCGAACACCGGCCCCGACCCGTACACCGAGTCGTCGGCCAACGGCACCGCCGAGGCGCCGCCCGCCGCTGTGCCGGCCCCCGACGGGGCCACGCCGCCCGGCGGGAGCAAAGTGCGGCCCGTGGACGGCGCCATCCCCGGCCTCTACGGCGGCACCCGCAAGCAACCCAGCTGCGACACCGAGAAGCAGATCGGCTTCCTGCAGGCCGAGCCGGACAAGAACCGCGCGTTCGCCGGGGTGCTCGGCATCCAGCCCGCTGCGGTCCCCGACTTTCTGCGCTCCCTGACCCCCGTCCAGCTGCGGGTGGACACCCGAGTCACGTACCACGGCTTCAAGGACGGCGCCCCCGCCCGGCCCTATCAGGCGGTGCTCCAGGCGGGCACGGCCGTCTTCGTCGACGACCGCGGAGTGCCCCGGGTGCGCTGCGCCTGCGGCAATCCGCTCACGGACCCGGTCCTCGTCCAGGGCAACCTCAAGCGCACCGGCGAGCCCTGGGCCGGATTCGACCAGTCCAACGTCGTGGTCGTCCGGCCCGCACCCCAGCCCATGAAGGACTTCGTCGTGTACGACCCCGCGGACAAGGGCTACTTCACCCGTGACCGCGGCGGTTCGGCCGAGCACGACAAGCCCGTACCACCGCCGCGCGACCCCTGGACACCGACGCCCGTCCCGGTCACGCCCAAGCCCGAGCAGCCGTCGGACGAGAGCCCGCCGACCGGCTCGCCGGGGGAGGGGACGACCAGCGAGCCGGGCACCGGGGAGCCGACGGACCAGTCGCCGCCCGACGGCACCGGGACACCGGAGGAACCCGGGAAGCCGGAGTCGCCGAAGAAGCCGGAGTCACCGGGGAAACCGGAATCGCCGAAGCCCGAGAAGCCCGAGAAGCCCGAGAAGCCCGAGAAGCCGGAGAAGCCCGAGAAGCCGGAGTCGCCGGAGAAGCCGGAGTCCCCCGCGAGGCCCGAGTCACCCGCCGAGCCCGAGTCGCCGAAGAAACCCGAACAGACCGTGCCGGAGGACCAACTGCCCTACTCGCCTCCGCTCGCCCCGGAGTCCCGGCCCGCCCCCGAGTCCGAGGCCCCGCGGACGCAGCCGCAGGAACCGCAGCAGCCGGCGCCCCAGGGGCCCGCACGCCCTTGA
- a CDS encoding PP2C family protein-serine/threonine phosphatase — MPDRSTRPKRRPPSLRQGWIWWLPIFAILLDLVAEVAVRGQEPVSFLLVGVPPLAAATRGPRGTALATAVCLGLQMLLAALRPGHFGEQHHVALYVATVVIGAASIALAAQRERTRQHLVRANSVAEAMQKTLLRPVPRDLGPVRAAGFYSAGEGGTLVGGDLYDVCTTPFGVRAIIGDVRGKGMDAVQTVAAVLGSFRVSAHEWPGLSSLADRLELSIARNSPGEDGDPELFVTALVLEFPPSGQEVRIVDRGHPPPIVVGPQGVRRLATEPALPLGLGGLCPGRPAQTTVHALRPGEVLVVHTDGVSEARDAAGVFYPVLDRLAERFATGRVPDPEAVVSFVRSDTERWSAGATDTDNDDLAVLALTLAKRL, encoded by the coding sequence ATGCCTGACAGGAGTACGCGCCCGAAGCGCCGTCCGCCGTCCCTGCGCCAGGGCTGGATCTGGTGGCTGCCGATCTTCGCGATCCTGCTCGACCTCGTCGCCGAGGTCGCCGTCCGCGGGCAGGAACCGGTGAGCTTCCTGCTCGTCGGCGTACCGCCACTGGCCGCGGCGACGCGCGGGCCACGGGGCACGGCCCTGGCGACCGCCGTCTGCCTCGGGCTGCAGATGCTGTTGGCGGCGCTGCGCCCGGGGCACTTCGGCGAGCAGCACCACGTGGCGCTGTACGTGGCCACGGTGGTCATCGGGGCGGCCAGCATCGCCCTGGCCGCGCAGCGGGAGCGGACGAGGCAGCATCTGGTCCGGGCGAACTCGGTGGCCGAGGCGATGCAGAAGACGCTGCTGCGGCCGGTGCCCCGCGATCTGGGCCCGGTGCGGGCCGCCGGATTCTACTCGGCCGGTGAGGGCGGGACGCTCGTCGGCGGCGATCTGTACGACGTGTGCACGACCCCCTTCGGCGTGCGGGCCATCATCGGCGACGTACGCGGCAAGGGCATGGACGCGGTGCAGACGGTCGCCGCGGTCCTGGGCAGTTTCCGGGTGTCCGCCCATGAGTGGCCGGGCCTGAGCAGTCTCGCCGACCGTCTCGAACTCAGCATCGCCCGCAACAGCCCGGGCGAGGACGGCGACCCCGAGCTGTTCGTCACCGCGCTGGTCCTGGAGTTCCCGCCGTCGGGCCAGGAGGTCCGCATCGTCGACCGCGGCCACCCGCCGCCCATCGTCGTCGGCCCGCAGGGCGTCCGGCGGCTGGCCACCGAACCGGCGCTGCCGCTGGGGCTCGGCGGCCTGTGCCCCGGACGCCCCGCGCAGACGACGGTCCATGCGCTCCGGCCCGGCGAGGTGCTCGTCGTCCACACGGACGGGGTGAGCGAGGCGCGGGACGCGGCGGGCGTCTTCTACCCGGTCCTGGACCGGCTGGCGGAGCGGTTCGCCACGGGCAGGGTGCCGGACCCGGAGGCCGTCGTGTCGTTCGTACGGTCCGACACGGAGCGCTGGTCGGCGGGTGCGACGGACACCGACAACGACGACCTGGCCGTGCTCGCGCTCACGCTGGCCAAGCGGCTGTAG
- a CDS encoding SpoIIE family protein phosphatase, whose amino-acid sequence MAADRRDWFQGRHGLRTSEADSPGAWALEDALRETTAGTAVLGIDLRYLFANPSYCRITGEPQEKLAGRSPGTSAEPYLGPAEVLASVLDDGIPRTRVTGPGGGCHTTCIRMEHRGKVTGVLCIVVETEVPELYEELELARTRLAAADEAAERIGTSLDEATTCRELVEFLSPRLADAAAVDVLPPPSPGSSLRKNPNPSWMARAATAGAAELLVEDTDTGTDTSTGTDSGTGDGTGTGAATGDGGGGGGEHHPAGPAIAKALASGLPAAAHDVGARAAMLAVPLTGPSGKVFGVVQLARTESSFSGNDTLIARDAARRAGVAIGHAREFAAEQQTTVELQRALLTEPGKPHPNLEFATRYLPVGSSNLVGGDWFETVRLHYGRTLLVMGDVMGHGVDAAVEMNTYRAMLRDVAAADLPPHRVLRQLDIAISETSARPATCLLVRVDPARGIGSFSSAGHLPPVVFTGDGTVDLLDVPAGPPLGTGLGGYELVTRELTPDDTLLLFTDGLVERRDEDIDESLARLTSLRMPCTIPVDKLVDQVVRELGADKAEDDVALLAARIRRRHAAAEEQPVQGQDPRA is encoded by the coding sequence GTGGCAGCCGATCGTCGGGACTGGTTCCAGGGCCGTCACGGGCTCCGCACGTCCGAGGCGGACAGCCCCGGCGCCTGGGCATTGGAGGATGCTCTGCGGGAGACGACGGCCGGTACCGCCGTTCTCGGGATCGACCTCCGCTACCTCTTCGCCAACCCCTCCTACTGCCGGATCACCGGAGAGCCGCAGGAGAAGCTCGCGGGGCGTTCCCCCGGTACGTCCGCTGAGCCGTACCTCGGCCCGGCGGAGGTGCTGGCGTCGGTCCTCGACGACGGAATCCCCCGGACCCGGGTCACCGGACCCGGCGGTGGCTGCCACACCACCTGCATCCGCATGGAGCACCGCGGCAAGGTGACCGGCGTCCTGTGCATCGTGGTCGAGACGGAAGTCCCCGAACTGTACGAAGAGCTGGAGCTGGCCCGGACCCGGCTCGCCGCGGCGGACGAGGCCGCCGAACGGATCGGGACCTCACTCGACGAGGCCACCACCTGCCGGGAGCTGGTGGAGTTCCTCAGCCCCAGGCTCGCGGACGCCGCGGCCGTCGATGTCCTACCGCCACCGTCGCCGGGGAGCTCGCTGCGGAAGAACCCGAACCCCTCCTGGATGGCGCGGGCCGCCACGGCCGGCGCCGCGGAGCTGTTGGTCGAAGACACAGACACAGGCACAGACACAAGCACAGGCACAGACTCAGGCACTGGGGACGGGACCGGGACCGGCGCTGCGACCGGGGACGGCGGCGGGGGCGGGGGCGAGCACCACCCTGCGGGTCCTGCGATCGCGAAGGCGCTCGCATCCGGCCTGCCTGCCGCCGCGCACGACGTCGGCGCCCGGGCGGCGATGCTCGCCGTGCCGCTCACGGGACCGTCGGGCAAGGTCTTCGGCGTCGTCCAGCTGGCCCGTACGGAGTCCTCCTTCAGCGGGAACGACACCCTGATCGCCCGGGATGCGGCGCGGCGCGCGGGCGTCGCCATCGGGCACGCCCGGGAGTTCGCGGCCGAGCAGCAGACCACCGTCGAGTTGCAGCGCGCCCTGCTGACCGAGCCCGGCAAGCCGCACCCCAACCTGGAGTTCGCCACCCGCTACCTGCCGGTGGGCAGCAGCAATCTCGTCGGCGGGGACTGGTTCGAGACGGTACGGCTCCATTACGGGCGGACCCTGCTGGTCATGGGCGATGTGATGGGCCACGGGGTGGACGCCGCCGTCGAGATGAACACGTACCGCGCCATGCTGCGCGATGTCGCCGCGGCCGATCTGCCGCCGCACCGGGTGCTGCGCCAGCTCGACATCGCCATCTCGGAGACCAGCGCCCGGCCCGCCACCTGTCTGCTCGTCAGGGTCGACCCGGCCCGCGGGATCGGCTCGTTCTCCAGCGCAGGACATCTGCCGCCCGTCGTCTTCACCGGCGACGGCACGGTGGACCTGCTCGACGTGCCGGCGGGGCCGCCGCTCGGCACGGGCCTCGGGGGGTACGAGCTCGTCACCCGCGAGCTCACCCCGGACGACACGCTGCTGCTCTTCACGGACGGGCTGGTCGAGCGGCGCGACGAGGACATCGACGAGTCGCTGGCCCGGCTGACCAGCCTCCGGATGCCGTGCACCATCCCGGTGGACAAGCTGGTCGACCAGGTGGTCAGGGAGCTGGGCGCGGACAAGGCGGAGGACGACGTGGCGCTTCTGGCGGCGCGCATCCGCCGCCGGCACGCCGCCGCCGAGGAGCAGCCGGTGCAGGGCCAGGACCCGCGGGCCTGA